One Candidatus Obscuribacterales bacterium genomic window carries:
- a CDS encoding inovirus Gp2 family protein: MSQRHHANPNLHLDFYPMFNGMPIQAEFSPMVTEYLEALHVTLQKATGDYPRVMAFRVDPVIPTSISDRLTLEDHQRLITRFIASMKAIIQHDLERRRRSGWVPGTKVRYVWCREVGTNGKPHYHFFLILNRDAYHLPGRVGSPNENLFNRISRAWYSALGVEWNPQEPWIHVPQNPVYWIDRGDPQSFQEAFYRASYLCKADTKQYGRGLRAFGSSRH; encoded by the coding sequence ATGTCACAGAGACACCACGCCAACCCCAACCTGCACCTGGACTTCTACCCCATGTTCAACGGCATGCCTATCCAAGCGGAGTTTTCACCAATGGTGACCGAATACCTCGAAGCGCTACACGTTACGCTGCAAAAAGCCACAGGTGACTACCCTCGAGTAATGGCCTTCCGGGTTGACCCGGTCATCCCTACCTCAATCAGCGACAGGTTGACGCTGGAAGATCACCAGCGTCTGATCACACGCTTTATCGCTTCCATGAAGGCCATCATCCAACACGACCTGGAGCGGAGGCGTCGGAGCGGCTGGGTGCCTGGCACCAAGGTGCGCTACGTCTGGTGCCGTGAGGTCGGCACCAATGGCAAGCCGCACTATCACTTCTTTCTGATCCTCAACCGCGATGCCTACCACCTGCCTGGCAGGGTGGGCTCTCCCAACGAGAACCTCTTCAACAGGATCTCCCGGGCCTGGTACAGCGCGCTGGGGGTGGAGTGGAACCCCCAGGAGCCCTGGATTCATGTTCCCCAGAACCCTGTGTACTGGATTGATCGGGGTGATCCGCAGAGCTTCCAGGAAGCGTTCTATCGAGCATCGTACCTGTGCAAGGCCGACACGAAGCAATACGGCCGCGGACTGCGGGCGTTCGGATCAAGCCGTCATTGA